A window from Phycisphaeraceae bacterium encodes these proteins:
- the ligA gene encoding NAD-dependent DNA ligase LigA, translating into MTGDAASPTSERARIAELRDLLDRANIAYYADNDPFMADSEFDALLAELAALETKHPELADPASPTQRIGGAPLDGFESAAHRVPMRSIDNTYSVDDFRAWYRRCTDALGHDPAIVCDPKIDGVAVSLRYENGVLVQALTRGDGEKGDVITANVKVMRSVPLRLRAKGVACPEVLEVRGEIFMPTSAFDRINEERERQGEPLFANARNSTAGTLKSLDSAVVRARHLRFLAHGAGESQGLAHPGGGPVESYFDFLAVIRTLGVPTSPLTRRCATLEDAIDAIERFRETRASLDFGVDGMVAKVDRFAEQEQLGSTAKAPRWAVAFKYPAERRETTLVRVDWQVGKGGTLTPRATFAPVFVAGTTVTHATLHNIEEIRRKDLHLGDTVVIEKAGEIIPQVVEVVAAKRPKGAAPIEPPTQCPSCGSEVTQDGPKLFCSNPECPAQLREKLKWFVARGQMNIEGCGEKLVDQLVETGLVRSFADLFRLSREQLLGLERMGERSADNLLASIEEAKSRGLARVLAGLGIRHVGESAARTLARRFAHADELLAAGESDLAALDDFGPVTAASVAEWLHSPRAMSIFRDLAASGVDLASRESRVAATGSPFFGKTVVLTGTLQQMDRPTATAKLEALGAKVTGSVSSKTHLVIAGEEAGSKLAKAHSLGIEVWDEARFLAALGGASSAS; encoded by the coding sequence ATGACGGGTGACGCCGCCTCGCCAACTTCGGAGCGTGCTCGCATTGCCGAGCTGCGCGATCTTCTCGATCGGGCGAACATCGCCTACTACGCGGACAACGATCCGTTCATGGCGGACAGTGAATTCGACGCGCTGCTCGCCGAACTCGCGGCTCTTGAGACGAAGCATCCGGAGCTCGCCGACCCGGCGAGTCCGACGCAGCGCATCGGCGGTGCTCCGCTCGATGGATTCGAGAGCGCTGCCCATCGAGTGCCGATGCGGTCGATCGACAACACCTACTCGGTCGATGACTTCCGCGCCTGGTATCGGCGCTGTACCGACGCCCTTGGCCATGACCCCGCGATCGTCTGCGATCCGAAGATTGACGGCGTCGCCGTCTCGCTGCGCTACGAGAATGGAGTGCTCGTGCAGGCTCTCACGCGAGGCGATGGGGAGAAGGGCGATGTCATCACCGCCAATGTCAAGGTCATGCGAAGCGTGCCGCTGCGGCTTCGGGCGAAGGGGGTCGCGTGTCCCGAGGTCCTCGAGGTGCGCGGCGAGATTTTCATGCCGACGAGCGCCTTCGATCGCATCAATGAAGAGCGCGAGCGCCAGGGAGAGCCCCTCTTTGCCAACGCGCGCAACTCGACCGCCGGCACGCTCAAGAGCCTCGATTCCGCCGTTGTTCGCGCTCGGCACCTTCGATTCCTCGCCCATGGTGCCGGTGAGTCGCAGGGCCTTGCTCATCCGGGGGGCGGCCCGGTCGAGAGCTACTTCGACTTCCTCGCGGTCATTCGCACGCTCGGAGTACCGACCTCGCCGCTGACGCGCCGCTGCGCAACGCTGGAGGACGCGATTGACGCCATCGAGCGCTTCCGCGAGACGCGGGCCTCGCTCGACTTCGGGGTCGATGGCATGGTCGCCAAGGTCGATCGTTTCGCGGAGCAGGAGCAACTCGGCAGCACCGCGAAGGCGCCGCGCTGGGCCGTTGCCTTCAAGTACCCCGCTGAGCGGCGCGAGACGACGCTCGTGCGAGTTGACTGGCAGGTGGGCAAGGGGGGCACGCTGACCCCGCGCGCCACTTTCGCACCGGTCTTCGTCGCGGGAACGACCGTGACCCACGCAACGCTCCACAATATCGAGGAGATCCGCCGCAAGGACCTTCACCTCGGCGACACGGTGGTCATCGAGAAGGCGGGGGAGATCATTCCGCAGGTGGTTGAGGTCGTCGCTGCGAAGCGGCCGAAGGGTGCTGCGCCCATCGAGCCGCCAACGCAGTGCCCCAGTTGCGGGAGCGAGGTGACCCAGGATGGCCCGAAGCTCTTCTGCTCCAATCCCGAATGCCCGGCACAACTGCGCGAGAAGCTCAAGTGGTTCGTCGCGCGAGGCCAGATGAACATCGAGGGGTGCGGCGAGAAGCTCGTCGATCAGCTTGTCGAGACGGGGCTTGTTCGCTCCTTCGCCGATCTCTTCCGGCTGTCGCGCGAGCAGCTCCTCGGGCTCGAGAGGATGGGGGAGCGCAGCGCCGACAATCTGCTCGCATCGATCGAGGAGGCGAAGTCACGCGGCCTTGCTCGCGTGCTCGCAGGCCTCGGAATCCGCCATGTGGGCGAGAGCGCGGCCAGGACCCTCGCGCGGCGCTTCGCGCATGCCGACGAACTGCTCGCCGCAGGGGAGAGCGACCTCGCGGCACTTGATGACTTCGGCCCGGTGACCGCGGCTTCAGTTGCGGAGTGGCTGCACTCGCCGCGGGCGATGTCGATCTTCCGTGACCTTGCCGCAAGCGGCGTCGATCTCGCGAGCCGGGAGAGCCGGGTCGCGGCCACCGGGTCGCCCTTCTTCGGCAAGACCGTGGTCCTGACCGGCACGCTCCAGCAGATGGATCGCCCGACGGCCACCGCGAAACTCGAGGCGCTCGGAGCCAAAGTCACCGGCAGCGTCTCCTCGAAGACGCATCTCGTCATTGCCGGCGAGGAGGCGGGCAGCAAGTTGGCGAAGGCGCACTCGCTGGGCATCGAAGTCTGGGATGAAGCGCGCTTTCTGGCGGCGCTCGGCGGCGCGTCGTCAGCCTCGTGA
- a CDS encoding sugar phosphate isomerase/epimerase — MSVERSIGVCSWSLRPESPARLAEQVRSIPLDAVQLALVPLIEQPRQWCDAIAILRAEGVRVLSGMMATVGEDYRTLESIRRTGGFRPDETWKANLDRALRLADLCADHALGLITVHAGFIPEDRSDPLMAIMVERLRTIADVFARRHVMVALETGQERAEALVHFLDAVGAANLGVNFDPANMILYGMGDPVDALRLLAPRVRQVHLKDAQPTEKPGTWGREVPVGSGAVDWPAFARELRRLDPPVDLIIERESGGQRLDDVRAALTMARSMMSE; from the coding sequence ATGAGCGTTGAGCGATCCATCGGCGTCTGCTCCTGGAGTCTGCGCCCGGAGTCACCCGCGCGCCTCGCCGAGCAGGTGCGTTCGATTCCTCTCGATGCAGTGCAGTTGGCGCTCGTGCCGCTGATCGAACAACCGCGCCAATGGTGCGATGCAATCGCGATTCTCCGCGCCGAGGGCGTTCGAGTGCTCAGCGGCATGATGGCGACGGTGGGCGAGGACTATCGCACGCTCGAGTCCATTCGACGCACGGGCGGCTTTCGCCCCGACGAAACTTGGAAGGCGAACCTCGATCGCGCTCTTCGGCTCGCTGATCTCTGCGCCGATCATGCGCTCGGGCTCATCACGGTGCACGCGGGGTTCATTCCCGAGGATCGGAGCGATCCGCTCATGGCGATCATGGTGGAGCGCCTCAGGACCATCGCCGATGTCTTTGCACGGCGGCATGTCATGGTGGCGCTCGAAACCGGGCAGGAGCGAGCGGAGGCGCTGGTTCACTTCCTTGATGCCGTCGGCGCGGCGAACCTCGGCGTCAACTTCGACCCCGCGAACATGATTCTCTACGGCATGGGCGATCCCGTCGATGCTCTTCGCCTACTCGCGCCGCGCGTACGACAGGTGCACCTGAAGGACGCGCAACCGACGGAGAAGCCCGGAACATGGGGACGCGAAGTTCCAGTCGGTTCGGGCGCCGTTGACTGGCCCGCGTTCGCCCGGGAACTTCGGCGCCTGGACCCGCCGGTTGATCTCATCATCGAACGGGAGTCAGGCGGGCAGCGATTGGACGATGTCCGGGCGGCCCTCACGATGGCGCGATCTATGATGTCCGAGTGA